In Rhizoctonia solani chromosome 6, complete sequence, the sequence TCTCTTTCCTTAGTTCTCTACGCGAACGTAGTACGAGCTAAGGTATTTTCCTCTAATATTTTCTCTCATATTTATCATGCTTATAGTACCTGTAGATACATTCGTATAGCTCCCGAACTACTCACCTTAAAAGTTCTACCATCCCAAGGAACAACGCTTTCCAATCTAAGCCACGGAGTCCATGGCTCACAATTGACTGCAGGATAATTTACGTTTGAAATCTCTACGCGATTCCGATGCCGACAGTGAATTTGAATAATATGTTCCTACGATATTATCTGCTCACAATTGAATTATATACTCTGATAGCGTGAATGCCGATGAGAAAGAAGCAATTTAAACACGTTGAAGGATGGGCCCTGTTCACTTCAGAATCCGGAGAGTTCATATTTGGTGGAAGCTCAGCATGAAACCCATAGAGACATGAAAAGAATGCCTTTTCCATACAATGCGTTAAGTCCATAATGATTTCTTGAATATGGAGACCTAGCTTCTAAGAGATAGAGTCGTGTCTGAAGTCATATGCAAAATGGTTGCGCTAGGCGAGTATAGAGGAATGACCTTAGCCAACCTATGTAAAGAATATCACGTAAAATAGTGCTTTCATTGATAGTCAACATGATCCCAGTGAAATACAAGCCATAGTCTTACTCAAAAACACAAGTCTATCCTCAACCGGATTCGCATTGTACAAAGTTATTCCCCTGAGCACCCGTGTGCGTAATAAGACCTTTCGAAGTACGCGATTAGTGATTAGACAGACGATAAGAAAGCTATATCCATACCACAGTACGCCGCATCTGAGCCCCTTATACTGCCGATGATAACCCGATCAGGACCGGGGCTTTCACCAGTATATACTTTGTTTTGGAAAATAGGGAACTCGAACAAAGGGGCCTTGCAGTTAGGTGAAAACACGAAACCTAGTCGAAACGTTGGCAAGGGCGGCCTAGTATATTATTCGAGTGATTATAACATACCCTCTCTATTGTTAAATCTATGGGGATACTTGTTTTTACCAATCTGCCCAGGTGGGCCTTGGGCAACGCGACTGGCGGCTGCCGAGGCGGCTCTCTCGACTTGTGTGGAGGTAAACGCGTTCCCTGGGCACATAAACTTCGGTTAGCGCATTGGACGACGCGATTATTCGTCACGACATACTTCCACACTTCCCTGATGCTGACCCACTAATTGTTCGTTTAGCCAAATCAGATACTTCGGTAGTAGGAGTTGGGAATGCGAGTGCTATAGCGGAGAGTGCCAAGGCTACGAAGGGCTTGAGAGCGACCATCTTTGAGCGAGGATAGTGACGAGGACAAGAAGGAGGAagatagttggttgttgtctGACAGAGTAGCACAGAGCTCGCTTAAGTAGTCAATAAAGGACTTCCGGTGGCTCGGGATCAGTAAAGTAGCATCTGCTCCGCGATCTTCTCTTGTTATCGAACCATATGATTTCCATATTGGTTGTATTCCGATGCATTGTTCGGTTAGACGCCACAGCCTCGGCGCTCTCGAATTGGCATGGCTACCGAGTTGAATAAAAAAGTATTGAGTTGTGCATGTGCAGTGTCATAGCTATGAGAAGGGTCAGGCGGTTAGAAGGTTGGGCGGTGCCGAAACCAAGACGCGCTGTCAAGCGCCGGCTTCGAGCTACCGACGGTT encodes:
- a CDS encoding guanyl-specific ribonuclease F1 is translated as MVALKPFVALALSAIALAFPTPTTEVSDLAKRTISGSASGKCGRNAFTSTQVERAASAAASRVAQGPPGQIGKNKYPHRFNNREGFVFSPNCKAPLFEFPIFQNKVYTGESPGPDRVIIGSIRGSDAAYCGLITHTGAQGNNFVQCESG